In one window of Tolypothrix sp. PCC 7712 DNA:
- the dnaX gene encoding DNA polymerase III subunit gamma/tau: MYQPLHLKYRPQTLSEVIGQEHIVRTLINAIALQKIAPAYLFSGPKGTGKTSTARIIAKSLNCQSSNEPTTKPCGECNSCKGITASSSVDVTELDAASNSGVELIRELISTTQFAPVEGRFKIFIIDECHALSSQSWQALLKTIESPPRHVVFIFCTTELHKVPETIVSRCQKFDFKRVPVSLVASYLEQISHQESINIALSAVTTVAKANKGHLRDSLKLLDQLTLLGEEEITSNWVWELSGTIPEYDLLTACENIIKGEITGNLGILQDWIESGKQPTAIHTSLVSFLKDLLVCKTNPNGRHLTQLEEDTWEELVGISQLWNIDQIQNAIAILMARQNLMRDEDAHLWLEATLIEIVPTTKVNPQSQPWKDWKTAQDAINWGKEQLPHLTQAQLQEHWQKLTPINGKKAPAWVEAVQKLQQKQLQQA, encoded by the coding sequence ATGTACCAACCACTACATCTCAAATACCGTCCCCAGACTCTTAGTGAAGTTATTGGGCAAGAACATATTGTTCGCACTCTTATAAATGCGATCGCTCTCCAAAAGATTGCACCTGCTTACCTATTTAGTGGCCCCAAAGGTACGGGCAAAACCAGTACCGCCCGCATCATCGCTAAATCTCTTAACTGTCAGTCAAGCAATGAGCCGACAACTAAACCCTGTGGAGAATGCAATTCATGCAAGGGAATTACAGCATCTTCTTCTGTTGATGTAACCGAACTGGATGCAGCAAGCAATAGTGGAGTAGAACTGATCCGAGAGCTTATATCCACTACCCAGTTTGCACCAGTGGAAGGTAGATTCAAGATATTCATTATTGATGAATGTCATGCCCTAAGTAGCCAATCGTGGCAAGCACTCCTCAAAACTATTGAAAGCCCTCCCCGTCATGTAGTATTTATCTTCTGCACAACCGAGTTACACAAAGTTCCAGAAACCATTGTCTCCCGTTGCCAAAAGTTTGACTTTAAGAGAGTTCCTGTCTCGCTAGTTGCAAGCTACCTAGAACAAATATCTCACCAAGAAAGTATCAACATTGCGCTATCAGCAGTTACCACCGTAGCTAAAGCAAACAAGGGACATCTGCGTGACTCACTCAAACTACTAGATCAGCTAACCTTACTAGGTGAAGAGGAAATTACCTCTAATTGGGTTTGGGAACTATCAGGCACTATTCCCGAATACGATCTACTCACCGCCTGTGAAAATATCATCAAAGGAGAAATTACGGGCAATTTAGGCATCCTTCAAGATTGGATTGAATCTGGTAAACAGCCAACTGCCATTCATACAAGTCTTGTCAGTTTCCTCAAAGACTTACTTGTGTGCAAAACTAATCCTAATGGCAGACATCTTACACAGCTAGAAGAGGACACCTGGGAGGAATTAGTAGGTATCTCGCAGTTGTGGAATATCGACCAGATCCAAAATGCGATCGCAATCTTAATGGCACGCCAAAATCTCATGCGGGATGAAGACGCGCACCTTTGGTTAGAAGCTACACTTATCGAGATAGTTCCAACCACAAAGGTTAATCCTCAATCCCAACCCTGGAAAGATTGGAAAACTGCCCAAGATGCGATTAACTGGGGCAAGGAACAGTTACCCCACTTAACACAAGCGCAGTTACAAGAACACTGGCAAAAGCTGACACCTATTAATGGTAAAAAGGCACCTGCTTGGGTAGAAGCTGTCCAAAAGCTGCAACAAAAACAATTACAGCAAGCTTAA
- a CDS encoding class I SAM-dependent methyltransferase → MQDSRQEINARASMDLEQRRTWYSPVADVYYNARPHYPKELIDRSIALAQLDSDASILEVGCGPGNATVAFAGFGFSMTCLEPNQDFCHLAQHNCAQYPKVTICNTSFEEWELEAKQFNAVLSANAFHWIPPEIRYTKAAEAMCDNGFLILLWNLTPEPKYEVYKAIKEVYQAYAPSLVRYEGAEIQAEILRGFGQEILDSNCFKELVIEQTACEVTYSIDDYFKLLSTLRRLEPQAKELLFAGLREKLEKFGDSVQLSFLSAVHVARKDS, encoded by the coding sequence ATGCAAGACTCTAGACAAGAAATAAATGCCAGAGCTTCTATGGATTTGGAACAGCGAAGGACTTGGTATTCCCCCGTTGCTGATGTTTATTACAACGCAAGACCGCACTATCCAAAGGAACTAATTGATCGGTCTATCGCTTTAGCCCAACTTGACTCAGATGCATCGATTCTTGAGGTTGGTTGTGGCCCAGGAAATGCGACAGTGGCTTTTGCTGGATTTGGTTTTTCCATGACGTGTCTTGAGCCAAACCAGGATTTTTGTCATTTGGCACAACACAACTGCGCTCAATATCCAAAAGTTACAATTTGCAATACATCATTTGAGGAGTGGGAACTAGAAGCAAAACAGTTCAATGCCGTTCTATCAGCCAATGCTTTTCACTGGATACCGCCAGAGATTAGATATACCAAGGCAGCAGAGGCAATGTGCGATAACGGTTTTCTTATCCTGCTATGGAATCTGACCCCAGAACCGAAATACGAAGTTTACAAAGCGATTAAGGAAGTATATCAAGCTTATGCGCCCTCACTTGTTCGATATGAAGGTGCAGAGATTCAAGCGGAGATTTTGAGGGGGTTTGGACAAGAGATTTTAGACTCCAATTGTTTCAAAGAGTTGGTTATCGAGCAAACTGCGTGTGAAGTTACCTATAGCATTGATGACTACTTCAAGCTTTTGAGTACCTTGAGAAGACTAGAGCCACAAGCAAAAGAGTTACTATTTGCCGGATTGCGGGAGAAGCTAGAAAAATTTGGAGATAGCGTACAACTCTCGTTCCTTTCTGCTGTTCATGTTGCCCGCAAAGACAGCTAA
- a CDS encoding 3'-5' exonuclease codes for MSYNHRDFVKKSRGIIIVDEDQLNIYWKDPTPIKPWQPKIQLKPYQELSQIFVDIETAGINPFESRIYAIGCMDSRGYSTIFMDISEAKILTKFINHLSKRNPDVIFTYNGMAFDIPFIITRCNLHGIKHPFQVASKSRTIRTAQVRGEPLKIQEVFIRNSQHVDIYICVLRWDFIAKKLTNGRSLKKAVLDMGLRQNTRLVLPYKEILGCWKDGPNSKGWKRLKEYLIYDLEDTRLIANRLVPSYYYEALIVPEMNLQQLTLAGNGTKWERIFEHHYPGYKPKPDRKYKFQGGMAYSIPGLYRRVGYADISSMHPWAMLDKGICSIKDTERIGLSILQYLVNEKFRLEQLASAGDIAAKEKRESIKVLANSEFGFFGTSELAFNDMEAAALVTAYSRKVLKLMIEIITRHGGTPVEVDTDGVFFTHPNPEEVRSLLQSQLPKGITVKLEFIADAMFIPERGTKNYLLWLPDGKIITKGNWRNRDRSQLEKEFSIEYLTLLIQNVSAAEDYYVHIKSQILSREYPKEKLAITRKIKEGEKEILKLGKPRDVVTYYYGISGITNISSNENYSRQYYLHLIEKRREEIIKIAAPAILESNKRQLSLF; via the coding sequence ATGAGTTATAACCACAGAGATTTTGTGAAAAAATCTAGGGGTATAATCATTGTTGATGAAGACCAACTAAACATTTATTGGAAAGACCCCACTCCAATAAAACCTTGGCAGCCCAAAATACAACTCAAGCCGTATCAGGAACTTTCACAAATATTTGTTGATATCGAAACAGCAGGAATAAACCCATTTGAAAGCCGGATTTATGCTATTGGCTGTATGGATTCAAGGGGATATTCTACTATTTTCATGGATATCTCAGAAGCTAAAATACTGACCAAATTTATCAACCATCTCAGTAAAAGAAATCCAGATGTAATTTTCACATATAACGGGATGGCATTTGATATTCCATTTATTATTACTCGATGCAACTTGCACGGTATAAAACACCCATTTCAAGTTGCATCCAAATCTCGGACTATTCGTACCGCCCAAGTACGGGGCGAGCCACTAAAAATTCAGGAGGTATTCATCCGAAATAGCCAACACGTAGACATTTATATCTGCGTTCTGAGGTGGGATTTCATAGCCAAAAAGCTAACTAACGGCAGATCGCTCAAAAAGGCTGTATTGGACATGGGACTGCGCCAGAACACTAGGCTAGTTCTTCCCTATAAGGAAATCCTCGGTTGTTGGAAAGATGGCCCCAACAGTAAGGGATGGAAACGCCTGAAAGAGTATCTTATTTACGACCTCGAAGACACCCGGCTAATTGCGAATAGACTTGTACCCTCATACTATTATGAAGCACTAATTGTACCGGAAATGAATCTCCAGCAGCTAACACTTGCTGGTAATGGTACTAAATGGGAGCGAATATTTGAGCATCATTATCCAGGTTATAAACCAAAACCCGATCGCAAGTACAAATTCCAAGGAGGGATGGCTTACTCTATTCCTGGACTGTATAGAAGGGTTGGATATGCAGATATTAGCTCAATGCACCCTTGGGCAATGCTAGACAAAGGTATTTGCTCAATTAAAGATACAGAACGTATTGGACTAAGTATTCTGCAATATTTGGTGAATGAAAAATTTAGGTTGGAACAACTTGCATCTGCTGGAGATATTGCTGCTAAGGAAAAAAGAGAATCCATCAAGGTTTTAGCTAACTCCGAGTTTGGATTCTTCGGCACCTCTGAACTCGCCTTCAATGATATGGAGGCTGCTGCATTAGTTACAGCCTACAGTCGAAAAGTACTCAAGCTAATGATTGAAATTATCACTCGGCACGGCGGTACTCCTGTGGAAGTTGACACCGATGGAGTGTTTTTCACCCATCCCAACCCAGAAGAGGTACGTAGTTTACTTCAATCTCAATTGCCTAAAGGGATAACTGTCAAGCTAGAGTTTATCGCTGACGCTATGTTTATCCCCGAACGGGGAACCAAAAACTACCTTTTATGGCTTCCAGACGGGAAAATCATCACTAAAGGCAACTGGCGCAACCGCGATCGCTCTCAACTGGAGAAAGAGTTTTCTATTGAGTATTTAACCCTGCTAATTCAAAATGTATCAGCAGCAGAAGATTATTATGTACACATCAAATCCCAGATTTTATCAAGGGAATATCCAAAAGAAAAACTTGCAATCACACGCAAAATTAAAGAGGGCGAAAAAGAAATCCTCAAACTAGGGAAACCTAGAGATGTAGTCACTTACTATTACGGAATTAGTGGCATAACTAATATCAGCAGTAATGAGAATTACTCACGTCAATACTATCTTCACTTGATTGAAAAAAGGCGAGAAGAAATTATCAAAATAGCTGCTCCTGCAATACTAGAAAGTAACAAACGTCAGTTATCTCTTTTTTAA
- the holA gene encoding DNA polymerase III subunit delta, which translates to MPVYLYYGEDTYSLNQKIDHLVNQNVYAEWKDFNYIKLSGNEKNIAAKVFTEIMTLPFGDGNKIVHTDSDHLIGSLSNEDNNQELENQLSRIPASNILLVTGNKKPDSRRTVVKTILKYAQQEEFPLVPCWDKKGIVNLIGKYAAIHQVKLTPDVTDYLVEAIGNNTARADSEFAKLAVYASEKIISLEEIKQLVSNYNTDYQKLTMAMLSNHSNLARAQVDKLLDSNEHPLKIVATLTSVFRTWLITKAGVEAKLSDMKIAEIAELKNPKRLYYLKDEVKSVGIQKLKNSLNLLLQLETELKSSTNNLTSRIIEICTI; encoded by the coding sequence ATGCCAGTATACCTATACTACGGCGAAGATACCTATTCGCTCAACCAAAAAATAGACCATTTGGTGAATCAAAATGTTTATGCTGAATGGAAAGATTTCAACTACATCAAGCTATCTGGAAATGAGAAAAATATCGCTGCCAAGGTTTTTACTGAGATTATGACTTTGCCCTTTGGAGATGGTAACAAAATTGTTCATACAGATAGCGATCATTTAATTGGAAGTTTATCAAATGAGGATAATAACCAAGAACTTGAAAATCAACTTTCTCGAATACCTGCAAGTAACATTCTTTTAGTTACTGGTAATAAAAAGCCAGATTCACGCAGGACAGTAGTAAAAACTATTCTAAAATATGCTCAACAAGAAGAGTTTCCTCTCGTTCCTTGCTGGGATAAAAAGGGGATAGTTAATTTGATAGGGAAGTATGCAGCTATCCATCAAGTTAAACTTACACCGGATGTGACTGATTATCTAGTCGAAGCAATTGGTAATAACACTGCACGAGCCGATAGCGAATTTGCTAAACTTGCTGTCTATGCAAGTGAAAAAATTATTTCCCTTGAGGAGATAAAACAATTAGTTAGTAATTACAATACTGACTACCAAAAGCTTACTATGGCTATGTTAAGTAATCATTCAAACTTGGCAAGAGCGCAGGTGGATAAACTACTAGATAGTAATGAACATCCACTCAAAATAGTAGCAACTCTTACGTCAGTTTTTCGCACTTGGCTAATAACTAAAGCTGGTGTAGAAGCCAAATTATCTGACATGAAGATTGCAGAAATAGCCGAACTGAAAAACCCTAAAAGATTGTATTACCTCAAAGATGAAGTCAAGTCTGTAGGCATTCAAAAACTGAAAAACAGCCTTAACTTACTTTTACAACTCGAAACGGAACTCAAAAGCAGCACTAACAATTTAACTAGCCGAATTATTGAAATTTGCACGATATGA
- a CDS encoding AAA family ATPase, producing the protein MKNDLFTEIIGQHTAKLLLTEAIERNQIAPAYLFSSEVEGVGKGKIALAFANAILSKGSRSASAGESKHLDILQIKPTYTENTSSQKGVPAIRVEQVREVIEFLSTSAVEGKQKVVIIYEADMLNPTAANKLLKTLEEPKTGTFILISSYPQKLLPTIKSRCQIIPFQRLTDEEVISVLKDQQIEVTEKILAVSSGSPGQAIANIKMLASISQEITSQLEVPPDNILNALTLSNSISSWNHQTQLWLLTYLQYNWRQKLKSTKLLAKFSQARKQLLHHVTPKSVWDNLLLP; encoded by the coding sequence ATGAAAAACGACTTATTTACAGAAATCATCGGACAGCATACCGCCAAACTTCTACTAACTGAAGCAATCGAACGTAATCAAATTGCTCCCGCATATCTATTTAGCAGCGAAGTTGAGGGAGTGGGCAAAGGAAAAATCGCTTTGGCCTTTGCAAATGCAATACTCTCAAAAGGAAGTCGCTCCGCGAGCGCAGGAGAATCTAAACATCTAGACATCTTACAAATCAAACCAACCTATACCGAAAACACCTCCTCGCAGAAAGGTGTCCCTGCTATCCGAGTAGAACAGGTGCGCGAGGTAATTGAATTTCTCTCAACTAGTGCAGTCGAGGGCAAGCAAAAGGTAGTAATAATCTATGAAGCAGATATGCTCAACCCTACTGCCGCTAACAAACTTCTCAAGACGCTGGAAGAACCCAAAACTGGAACGTTTATTCTGATATCATCCTATCCTCAAAAGCTATTACCCACTATCAAGAGTAGGTGTCAAATCATACCTTTCCAAAGGTTAACTGATGAGGAGGTTATTTCTGTTCTTAAAGATCAACAAATTGAGGTAACAGAAAAAATACTAGCTGTCAGTTCCGGCAGCCCTGGTCAAGCGATCGCCAATATTAAAATGTTAGCTTCCATCTCACAAGAAATCACAAGTCAACTGGAAGTACCTCCTGACAATATCCTCAACGCACTCACTTTGAGTAACTCCATCTCAAGCTGGAATCACCAAACGCAGTTATGGTTGCTTACCTACTTGCAATACAACTGGCGGCAAAAATTAAAAAGCACTAAGCTACTAGCTAAATTCTCCCAAGCAAGAAAGCAATTACTGCATCACGTTACTCCTAAAAGCGTTTGGGATAACCTACTTCTGCCATAG
- a CDS encoding ABC transporter ATP-binding protein, which yields MGSRSKKFLSYYKPYLGLLVADLVCAFIVSVITLLLPLCARYITQNVLEGNVPNALSQIYIVGAVMLTLICIHAYCNTFVDYQGHMMGTLMESDMRRDLFEHYLKLSFRFYDQQKTGQLMSRITNDLISISELFHHGPEDIAISLVKFVGTFIILITINVKLTLIVFFFFPFMTVYAVYFNQKMNAALRASKERIGDINAQVEDTLTGIRVVQSFTNDTREKKKFAYANTRFVESRRDGYKSEAYFYQGMNVFTQIMTIIVIVFGGVAIVNTSLSLADLVTYLLYIGILIEPIQKFVNFARLYQEGITGFDRFMHIMQVEPDIQDSADAIELTHVHGNVEFKDVSFRYKEDYDHVLKNISFSLKAGEYVALVGASGVGKTTLCSLIPRFYEVNNGEILLDGKNVKDISLRSLRRNIGIVQQDVYLFAGTVLENIRYGKLEASQEQIIEAAKKANAHDFIMTLPDGYNTDIGQRGVKLSGGQKQRLSVARVFLKNPPILIFDEATSNLDNESEKAIQDSLEKLTDNRTTLVIAHRLSTVRNAQRIVVLTDNGIDEQGTHEELIAVNGTYANLYNMQLKI from the coding sequence ATGGGTTCTCGAAGCAAGAAATTCTTGTCCTATTACAAGCCATATCTAGGATTGCTGGTTGCAGACCTCGTATGTGCATTTATTGTTTCAGTAATTACACTGTTACTTCCCTTATGTGCAAGATACATTACTCAAAATGTCTTGGAAGGAAATGTACCCAACGCACTAAGCCAAATATATATAGTCGGCGCGGTCATGCTCACTTTGATTTGCATTCATGCTTATTGCAACACATTTGTTGACTATCAAGGACACATGATGGGAACCCTGATGGAAAGTGATATGCGTCGTGACTTATTCGAGCATTATCTAAAGCTGTCGTTTCGTTTTTACGATCAACAAAAAACAGGTCAGTTGATGAGCCGTATCACCAATGATTTAATATCAATTAGTGAGCTGTTCCATCATGGGCCTGAAGATATTGCCATCTCTTTAGTGAAATTTGTCGGTACTTTTATTATTTTGATTACTATCAACGTTAAGCTGACTTTAATCGTCTTTTTCTTCTTTCCCTTCATGACCGTTTATGCCGTATATTTCAATCAAAAAATGAATGCTGCGCTTAGAGCAAGCAAAGAGAGAATAGGCGATATTAACGCACAAGTTGAAGATACGCTAACAGGCATCAGAGTAGTACAGTCGTTTACCAACGATACAAGAGAAAAGAAGAAGTTTGCCTATGCAAATACCCGTTTTGTTGAGAGCAGACGAGACGGTTATAAGAGTGAAGCCTACTTTTATCAGGGGATGAATGTCTTTACGCAAATCATGACTATCATAGTGATTGTCTTTGGCGGTGTTGCTATTGTAAATACTTCTTTGAGTTTAGCCGATTTAGTAACCTATTTATTGTACATTGGTATCCTCATTGAGCCAATTCAGAAATTTGTTAACTTTGCCAGACTGTATCAGGAAGGTATCACTGGCTTTGATCGATTTATGCACATTATGCAGGTAGAACCAGATATACAAGACTCAGCAGATGCGATTGAACTTACTCATGTTCATGGAAATGTGGAATTTAAAGATGTGAGCTTCCGGTACAAAGAAGATTACGATCATGTACTAAAAAACATTTCTTTCAGTTTAAAAGCTGGCGAATATGTTGCCTTAGTTGGAGCTTCAGGTGTTGGTAAAACAACCCTATGTTCCTTAATTCCCCGCTTTTATGAAGTAAACAATGGAGAAATATTACTTGATGGTAAAAATGTTAAAGATATCAGCTTACGCTCATTACGAAGAAATATAGGTATTGTACAGCAAGATGTATACTTGTTTGCTGGGACAGTTTTAGAAAATATTCGCTACGGTAAACTTGAGGCAAGCCAGGAACAAATCATTGAAGCAGCCAAAAAAGCGAATGCCCACGATTTTATCATGACGTTACCAGATGGTTACAATACTGATATTGGTCAGCGTGGCGTAAAATTATCAGGTGGTCAAAAGCAAAGGTTGAGTGTTGCACGGGTTTTCTTAAAAAATCCACCGATTCTCATTTTTGATGAAGCGACGAGCAATCTAGATAATGAAAGTGAAAAAGCTATTCAAGATTCATTGGAGAAGTTAACCGATAACCGGACAACACTAGTTATAGCCCATCGTCTGTCAACTGTTAGAAACGCACAAAGAATTGTTGTGTTAACGGATAATGGAATTGATGAACAAGGAACGCATGAAGAGTTAATTGCAGTGAATGGTACTTATGCAAATTTATATAATATGCAACTAAAAATATAA
- the ssb gene encoding single-stranded DNA-binding protein, with the protein MNYINKVMLVGRCGQEPDLKFFESGAVKASISIAVRPPYRSEQALWFDLVAWGNQAEVIGNYVRKGTQIAITGEFGFDRWADKNSGTMRQKPVITINTIELLGSPRKEESTSTSAPNETQAVANANF; encoded by the coding sequence ATGAACTATATCAACAAAGTCATGCTCGTTGGCAGATGTGGACAAGAACCTGACCTGAAATTTTTCGAGTCGGGCGCAGTTAAGGCTTCAATCTCTATTGCAGTAAGACCACCCTACAGAAGTGAACAAGCCCTTTGGTTTGATTTAGTCGCATGGGGAAATCAAGCAGAAGTGATTGGAAATTACGTTCGTAAAGGAACTCAGATTGCAATTACTGGTGAGTTTGGATTCGACCGTTGGGCAGATAAAAATTCTGGCACTATGCGACAAAAGCCTGTAATCACAATCAACACCATCGAATTACTAGGTTCACCCCGTAAGGAAGAATCTACATCTACTTCTGCACCAAACGAAACACAGGCTGTAGCTAACGCAAATTTCTAG